The Lutibacter profundi genome includes a region encoding these proteins:
- a CDS encoding ATP-dependent Clp protease ATP-binding subunit has product MDDNFSPKVKDVITYSKEEAIRLGHDFIGTEHLMLGLLRKGDGKAIEILNSLEINLEHLRKKIEVLSPANFSIDLSKEKKSIHLTRQAEKALKTTFLEAKLYQNDAVNTAHLLLCILRNENDPTTKLLHNFGVSYNDAKTVFKQLFSDQELDLPKAENTSDDDFDTPKQNPFEQSKSNKPSDKKSKTPVLDNFGRDLTRLAEEGKLDPVVGRKKEIERVSQILSRRKKNNPMLIGEPGVGKSAIAEGLALRIIERKVSRILFNKRIVSLDLASLVAGTKYRGQFEERMKALMNELEKNDDIILFIDEIHTIVGAGGATGSLDASNMLKPALARGEIQCIGATTLDEFRTNIEKDGALERRFQKIIVEPTSVDETIQILQNIKNKYEEHHNVDYTDEAIVACVKLTNRYMTDRFLPDKAIDAMDEAGSRIHITNIVVPKEVLNLEAQLEKVKEDKSAAVNGQKYEEAARLRDDEKRIENLLLTEQIKWEEASKLNREVVTQDNVAEVVSMMTGIPVNRVAEAESKRLHDLPKLIKGKVIGQNEAVSKVVKAIQRNRVGLKDPNKPIGSFIFLGQTGVGKTQLAKVLATELFDSEDALVRIDMSEYMEKFAISRLIGAPPGYVGYEEGGQLTEKIRRKPYAVVLLDEIEKAHPDVFNMLLQILDDGFITDSLGRRIDFRNTIIIMTSNIGSRQLKDFGAGVGFGTAAKASQANAHAKSVIENALKKSFAPEFLNRIDDVVVFNALEREDIHSIIDIELSKLIERIEDIGYNLQLTEEAKDYIADKGFDKQYGARPLKRAIQKYIEDTLAEEIVNSKLNEGDSIFMDLDKEKNELTIKISKGKKKVE; this is encoded by the coding sequence ATGGACGATAATTTCTCACCAAAAGTTAAAGATGTAATAACCTACAGCAAAGAAGAAGCTATACGATTAGGCCATGATTTTATTGGCACTGAACATTTAATGTTAGGCTTATTAAGAAAGGGTGATGGTAAGGCAATTGAAATTTTAAATTCACTAGAAATTAATCTTGAGCACTTGCGAAAAAAAATTGAAGTGCTAAGCCCTGCCAACTTTTCAATAGATTTATCTAAAGAAAAGAAAAGTATACACCTAACACGTCAAGCTGAAAAAGCGCTAAAAACTACTTTTTTAGAAGCCAAACTATATCAAAATGATGCTGTAAATACAGCACATTTATTATTGTGCATCTTACGCAATGAAAATGATCCAACCACAAAGTTATTGCATAATTTTGGAGTTAGTTATAATGATGCAAAAACCGTTTTTAAACAATTATTTTCTGATCAAGAATTAGATTTACCGAAAGCTGAAAATACTTCTGATGATGATTTTGACACACCAAAACAAAACCCTTTTGAACAATCTAAGAGTAATAAACCTTCTGATAAAAAATCTAAAACACCTGTTTTAGATAACTTTGGACGTGATTTAACACGTTTAGCCGAAGAAGGAAAGTTAGATCCAGTTGTAGGTAGAAAAAAAGAAATTGAACGTGTTTCTCAAATTTTGAGTCGTAGAAAAAAGAATAACCCAATGTTAATTGGTGAACCGGGCGTAGGTAAATCAGCCATTGCAGAAGGTTTAGCACTCCGAATAATTGAACGTAAAGTATCCCGTATTTTATTCAACAAACGAATTGTATCACTAGATTTAGCTAGCTTGGTTGCTGGCACAAAATACAGAGGTCAGTTTGAAGAACGTATGAAAGCGTTAATGAATGAATTAGAGAAAAATGATGACATTATATTGTTTATTGATGAAATTCACACCATAGTTGGTGCTGGAGGTGCAACAGGCTCTTTAGACGCTTCAAATATGTTAAAACCTGCTTTAGCTCGTGGGGAAATTCAATGTATTGGTGCTACTACTTTAGATGAGTTTAGAACTAATATTGAAAAAGATGGTGCTTTAGAGCGTAGATTTCAAAAAATAATTGTGGAACCTACTTCAGTTGATGAAACCATTCAAATTTTACAAAATATTAAAAATAAATATGAAGAACATCACAATGTTGATTATACAGATGAGGCTATTGTAGCCTGTGTAAAATTAACCAATAGGTATATGACAGATCGATTTTTGCCAGATAAAGCTATTGATGCTATGGATGAAGCAGGCTCTCGTATTCATATTACCAACATTGTGGTTCCAAAAGAAGTATTGAACTTAGAAGCTCAATTAGAAAAAGTTAAAGAAGATAAATCTGCTGCTGTAAACGGACAAAAATATGAAGAAGCAGCTCGCTTACGTGATGATGAAAAACGTATTGAAAATTTATTACTTACTGAACAAATAAAATGGGAAGAAGCTTCAAAATTAAATCGAGAAGTTGTTACCCAAGACAATGTAGCCGAAGTAGTTTCAATGATGACGGGAATTCCTGTAAATAGAGTTGCTGAAGCGGAAAGTAAAAGATTACATGATTTACCAAAACTTATTAAAGGCAAAGTTATTGGTCAAAACGAAGCTGTATCTAAGGTTGTAAAAGCAATTCAGAGAAACAGAGTTGGACTTAAGGATCCAAACAAACCAATTGGGTCATTTATATTTTTAGGACAAACAGGAGTTGGTAAAACACAACTTGCAAAGGTACTTGCTACTGAATTATTTGATAGTGAAGATGCTTTGGTAAGAATTGATATGAGTGAATATATGGAAAAATTTGCTATCTCTCGTTTAATTGGAGCACCTCCAGGTTATGTAGGCTATGAAGAGGGTGGACAATTAACTGAAAAAATTAGACGTAAACCTTATGCAGTTGTTTTATTAGATGAAATTGAAAAAGCACATCCAGATGTTTTTAATATGTTACTGCAAATATTAGATGATGGTTTTATTACTGATAGCCTTGGAAGAAGAATTGATTTTAGAAATACCATTATAATTATGACTTCTAACATTGGTTCTAGGCAGTTAAAAGATTTTGGTGCTGGTGTTGGATTTGGAACAGCAGCAAAAGCTTCACAAGCCAATGCTCATGCAAAAAGTGTTATTGAAAATGCACTAAAAAAATCATTTGCTCCAGAATTTTTAAATAGAATTGATGATGTAGTTGTTTTTAATGCTTTAGAACGTGAAGATATCCACTCTATTATTGATATTGAATTAAGTAAACTAATTGAGCGGATTGAAGATATAGGGTATAACCTACAATTAACAGAAGAGGCAAAAGATTACATTGCTGATAAAGGTTTTGACAAACAATACGGTGCTAGACCTTTAAAACGTGCAATTCAAAAATATATTGAAGATACTTTGGCTGAAGAAATTGTAAATTCAAAATTAAATGAAGGAGATTCTATTTTTATGGATTTAGATAAAGAGAAGAATGAACTGACTATTAAAATTAGTAAAGGCAAAAAAAAAGTTGAGTAA
- a CDS encoding glycosyltransferase: MELQFSIIIPVYNRPQEIDELLASLTRQTYAKNFEVIIVEDGSTEKSDKIILKYKKILNINYFFKNNSGAGASRNFGMQKAIGNYFIIFDSDCIIPPHYLKEVADTLDKNYTDAYGGADAAHHSFTIIQKAINYSMTSFITTGGIRGSKKSVDKFQPRSFNFGISKKAFDKTKGFSDMKIGEDIDLTFRLWQNNFKTQFIEKAFVYHKRRTTFQQFFKQTFAFGKARPFLNKKYPKTAKITYWFPTVFIVLFLFSIISFLLGIKLFLGLFSAYFFLILVDSFIKNKKISVAVLSIFTTLIQFTGYGLGFVKGLCSFKTN; this comes from the coding sequence TTGGAGTTGCAATTTTCTATAATTATTCCTGTATATAACAGACCGCAAGAAATTGACGAGCTATTGGCTAGTTTAACAAGGCAAACATACGCAAAGAATTTTGAAGTTATTATTGTTGAAGATGGATCAACAGAAAAGTCTGATAAAATTATATTGAAATATAAGAAGATATTAAACATTAATTATTTTTTTAAAAACAATAGCGGAGCTGGAGCAAGTAGAAATTTTGGAATGCAAAAAGCAATAGGGAACTATTTTATAATCTTTGATTCAGACTGTATTATTCCACCTCATTATTTAAAAGAAGTAGCTGATACTTTAGATAAAAATTATACTGATGCTTATGGTGGGGCTGATGCAGCTCACCACTCTTTTACAATTATTCAAAAGGCAATTAATTACAGTATGACATCCTTTATAACTACTGGAGGGATTAGAGGAAGTAAAAAATCTGTAGATAAATTTCAGCCTCGTAGTTTTAATTTTGGAATTTCAAAAAAGGCATTTGATAAAACAAAAGGTTTTAGTGATATGAAAATAGGTGAGGATATTGATTTAACCTTTAGGCTGTGGCAAAATAATTTTAAAACACAATTTATAGAAAAAGCATTTGTATATCATAAAAGAAGAACTACGTTTCAGCAGTTTTTTAAGCAAACATTTGCCTTTGGAAAGGCAAGACCTTTTTTAAATAAAAAATATCCAAAAACAGCCAAAATTACTTATTGGTTTCCAACGGTATTTATAGTGCTTTTTTTATTTTCAATCATTAGTTTTTTGTTAGGCATTAAACTATTTTTAGGGTTATTTAGTGCTTATTTTTTTTTAATACTAGTAGATTCATTTATTAAAAATAAAAAAATATCCGTAGCTGTATTAAGTATTTTCACAACACTTATTCAATTTACAGGCTACGGATTGGGTTTTGTAAAAGGTTTATGTTCTTTTAAAACTAATTAG
- a CDS encoding electron transfer flavoprotein subunit alpha/FixB family protein gives MKSVLVYCEVENQKVADISQELLSAGKRLAQKLDCSLEAMIFGKELKNIENQIAPYGVDKLFVGDDTRLEPYRTLPHAALATEVLKKEDPQIVLFGATSVGRDLAPRIASAVNCGLTADCTVLDIGDHFVKKEKKEYKNLLYAIRPAFGGSIMANIINWDMHPQMATVREGVMKKEIFDKNYVTEVVNIDVNKIIKEEDFVVKIIERHIEESDVNIKDAPIIVAGGYGVGSKENFQLLQDLADLLGGEVGGSRAAVDAGFIDHDRQIGQTGTTVRPKLYIAAGISGAIQHTAGMQDSSLIISINNDAEAPINKLADYVINGDLAEVIPKMIKFYKKNAK, from the coding sequence ATGAAAAGTGTATTAGTCTATTGTGAAGTTGAAAATCAAAAAGTAGCAGACATAAGTCAAGAATTATTATCAGCAGGAAAACGTTTAGCCCAAAAATTAGATTGTTCATTAGAGGCAATGATTTTTGGAAAAGAGTTGAAAAATATTGAAAATCAAATCGCTCCTTATGGTGTAGACAAACTATTTGTAGGTGATGATACAAGATTAGAACCCTATAGAACTTTACCTCACGCTGCATTGGCAACGGAAGTATTAAAAAAAGAAGACCCTCAAATTGTGTTGTTTGGAGCTACCTCAGTAGGAAGAGATTTGGCACCAAGAATTGCATCAGCCGTTAATTGTGGATTAACAGCTGATTGTACAGTTTTAGATATTGGAGACCATTTTGTAAAAAAAGAGAAAAAAGAATATAAAAATTTATTATATGCAATTCGCCCAGCCTTTGGAGGAAGTATTATGGCAAATATTATCAATTGGGATATGCACCCGCAAATGGCAACAGTAAGAGAAGGTGTAATGAAAAAAGAAATTTTCGATAAAAATTATGTTACAGAAGTTGTAAATATTGATGTAAATAAAATTATCAAAGAAGAAGATTTTGTGGTTAAAATTATTGAACGTCATATTGAAGAATCTGATGTAAATATAAAAGATGCACCTATTATTGTAGCAGGAGGTTATGGTGTAGGATCGAAAGAAAATTTTCAGCTTTTACAAGATTTAGCTGATTTATTAGGGGGTGAAGTTGGAGGTTCAAGAGCAGCAGTTGATGCAGGTTTTATAGATCACGATCGTCAAATTGGACAAACAGGTACTACTGTACGCCCAAAATTATATATTGCTGCAGGAATTTCAGGAGCTATTCAACATACAGCAGGAATGCAAGATTCATCATTAATTATTTCAATTAATAATGATGCTGAAGCTCCTATAAATAAATTAGCAGATTATGTAATTAATGGAGATTTAGCCGAAGTAATTCCCAAAATGATTAAATTCTATAAGAAAAATGCTAAATAA
- a CDS encoding acyl-CoA dehydrogenase family protein, protein MDNFFKDTPDFKFHLEHPLVQKIVKLKEKNFSESEEYDFAPLNHNDAVDSYNKILDIVGEICASTIAKNAESVDIEGPHIENGEVIYAKGTTENYQALYKAGLIGMALPRKYGGLNFPLLPYVMAAEMVARADAGFANIWGLQDCAETIYEFGSEEQKEKYLPRFNRDGATAAMVLTEPDAGSDLQSVKLRATFNKEKNTWILNGVKRFITNGDADISLVLARSEENTTDARGLSMFIYDRNNHAVEVRHLEKKLGIKGSPTCELVFKDAPAELVGKERFGLIKYVMALMNSARLGVGAQSVGIADAAYREALKYAEERTQFGKVIVRFPAVYEMITNMKVRIDALRSLLYETTSFVDIFKVYEEVMKGRKLEKEERMEMKAYSKLASVFTPLIKLMASETCNRIAYDSLQIHGGTGFMKDFPIERIYRDARITSIYEGTSQLQAVAAIKGVTTHVFLEQIRVYENSVSEENILVKKKLQKMTEDYEAISKNIIEINNTELLDFHSRRLVEMAGNILMGYLLVINSQRDEKFNKSAVLYINLIQSENSEKFNYITNFNVKDLELYKLEGFNDVEK, encoded by the coding sequence ATGGATAATTTTTTTAAAGATACTCCGGATTTTAAATTCCATTTAGAACATCCTTTAGTTCAAAAAATTGTAAAGTTAAAAGAAAAGAATTTTAGTGAATCTGAAGAGTATGATTTTGCTCCGTTAAATCATAACGATGCTGTTGATTCTTATAATAAAATATTAGATATTGTAGGTGAAATTTGTGCAAGTACAATTGCAAAAAATGCAGAATCTGTTGATATTGAGGGGCCTCATATAGAAAATGGAGAAGTAATTTATGCCAAAGGAACTACTGAAAATTATCAAGCATTGTATAAAGCGGGACTTATAGGGATGGCTTTGCCTAGAAAATATGGAGGTTTAAATTTCCCTCTACTTCCTTATGTTATGGCTGCTGAGATGGTTGCAAGAGCTGATGCAGGGTTTGCAAATATTTGGGGATTACAAGATTGTGCTGAAACAATTTATGAATTTGGTTCTGAAGAACAAAAAGAAAAATATTTACCAAGATTTAATAGAGATGGAGCTACAGCAGCAATGGTATTAACAGAACCTGACGCTGGATCAGATTTGCAATCAGTAAAACTTAGAGCAACCTTTAATAAAGAAAAAAACACATGGATTCTTAACGGTGTTAAAAGATTTATTACTAACGGTGATGCCGATATTTCATTGGTATTGGCAAGATCAGAAGAAAACACGACAGATGCTAGAGGCTTATCCATGTTTATTTACGATCGTAATAACCATGCGGTTGAAGTAAGGCACCTTGAAAAAAAACTTGGAATTAAAGGTTCTCCAACTTGTGAGTTGGTTTTTAAAGATGCACCTGCTGAATTGGTGGGTAAAGAAAGATTTGGATTGATTAAATACGTAATGGCACTTATGAATTCAGCTCGTTTGGGTGTAGGAGCACAATCTGTTGGTATTGCTGATGCTGCTTATAGAGAAGCACTAAAATATGCTGAAGAAAGAACGCAATTTGGAAAGGTAATTGTGAGGTTTCCAGCTGTTTATGAAATGATAACCAATATGAAGGTTAGAATTGATGCTTTGCGATCTTTATTATATGAAACAACAAGCTTTGTTGATATTTTTAAAGTGTACGAGGAAGTTATGAAGGGGAGAAAACTAGAAAAGGAAGAAAGAATGGAAATGAAAGCATATTCAAAACTAGCAAGTGTATTTACGCCACTTATAAAACTGATGGCAAGTGAAACATGTAACAGAATTGCCTACGATTCATTACAAATACATGGAGGTACTGGTTTTATGAAAGACTTTCCAATTGAGCGTATTTATCGCGATGCAAGAATTACATCTATTTATGAAGGAACTTCACAATTACAAGCGGTTGCAGCTATAAAAGGTGTAACAACACATGTTTTTTTGGAGCAAATTAGAGTGTATGAAAATAGTGTTTCCGAAGAAAATATTTTAGTAAAGAAAAAACTTCAAAAAATGACTGAAGATTATGAAGCGATTTCTAAAAATATTATTGAAATAAATAATACAGAATTACTAGATTTTCACTCAAGGCGCTTGGTAGAAATGGCAGGTAATATTTTAATGGGATATTTGTTGGTTATAAATAGCCAACGAGATGAAAAATTCAACAAATCGGCTGTGTTATATATTAATTTGATTCAATCTGAAAACAGTGAAAAATTCAATTATATAACTAATTTTAATGTTAAAGATTTAGAATTGTATAAACTTGAAGGGTTTAATGATGTAGAAAAATAA
- a CDS encoding thioredoxin family protein, whose product MKIKSILTITLAIIISNFSYAQEKTATTQQIFTKSLEQATHENKNVFIIFRASWCSNCKKMDASMNAASTKKLFNENYVIKHLVVLESKNKKHLENAGSEDFLKKYGGDKQGVPFWLIFDSNGNLLADSKMVENEFVLKEKGRNIGCPAADNEVEAFIYKLKETSNLSDIELAIIAKQFKLNNPN is encoded by the coding sequence ATGAAAATTAAATCAATTTTAACAATTACACTAGCAATTATTATATCTAATTTTAGTTATGCTCAAGAAAAAACAGCAACAACTCAACAAATTTTTACAAAATCATTAGAGCAAGCAACACATGAAAACAAAAATGTATTTATTATATTTCGCGCTTCTTGGTGTAGTAACTGTAAAAAAATGGATGCTTCAATGAATGCTGCTTCAACAAAAAAACTATTTAACGAAAATTACGTAATAAAACACTTGGTTGTTCTTGAATCTAAAAATAAAAAACATTTAGAAAACGCTGGTTCTGAAGATTTTTTAAAAAAATATGGAGGTGACAAACAAGGAGTGCCTTTTTGGTTAATTTTTGATAGTAATGGAAATTTACTAGCTGATTCTAAAATGGTTGAAAATGAATTTGTTTTAAAAGAAAAAGGAAGAAATATTGGTTGTCCTGCCGCTGATAATGAAGTTGAAGCATTTATTTACAAACTTAAAGAAACCTCCAATTTAAGTGATATAGAACTGGCTATCATTGCTAAACAATTTAAACTAAATAACCCTAATTAG